Proteins encoded within one genomic window of Companilactobacillus zhachilii:
- the rbsU gene encoding ribose/proton symporter RbsU, which translates to MNALNLLIGLMPMIGWGLFPILTGKFGGKPVNQILGTTYGTLIFAIIVAVVRQTPMLSGKALLFSFLSGAFWSMGQILVFYAFAEMGVSRTMPVSTGFQLVGASLWSVLVLGEWASGKAKLIGFSAIVLIIFGVWLTTFSEKKLPKEDGGMNAVKGVLLVACAEIGYLGYSAFPQGVKVDAFAAFLPQAIGMAVVASVFAVATKNNRASKPFKTKSSYTNIISGLFFAFAALTYLISARPSVNGLATGFILSQMNVVLATLGGIYILHEKKTRKEMGYILVGLVLVVIAGSVTTLL; encoded by the coding sequence ATGAATGCATTAAATCTATTAATTGGTCTTATGCCAATGATTGGATGGGGATTATTCCCGATCTTAACTGGTAAATTTGGTGGAAAACCAGTTAATCAAATTTTGGGAACGACGTATGGTACTTTGATATTTGCCATTATCGTTGCAGTAGTTCGTCAGACACCAATGTTATCTGGTAAGGCATTATTATTTAGTTTCTTGTCAGGTGCTTTTTGGTCAATGGGCCAAATTTTAGTTTTCTATGCTTTTGCTGAAATGGGTGTATCACGAACAATGCCTGTCTCAACCGGATTTCAATTAGTTGGTGCATCACTTTGGAGTGTCTTAGTTCTAGGTGAATGGGCTAGTGGTAAGGCTAAATTAATTGGTTTTTCAGCGATTGTTTTAATTATTTTCGGTGTATGGTTAACAACTTTTAGTGAGAAGAAGTTGCCTAAGGAAGACGGTGGAATGAATGCCGTTAAAGGTGTTTTATTAGTTGCCTGTGCTGAAATTGGTTATCTTGGTTACTCAGCTTTTCCTCAAGGTGTTAAAGTCGATGCTTTTGCCGCTTTCTTACCTCAAGCAATCGGTATGGCCGTGGTAGCATCAGTCTTTGCAGTGGCAACCAAAAATAATCGAGCAAGTAAACCATTTAAGACAAAGAGTTCTTATACTAATATTATTAGTGGTTTGTTCTTTGCTTTTGCCGCTTTAACATATTTAATTTCAGCTAGACCATCAGTAAATGGTTTAGCAACAGGATTCATCCTTTCACAAATGAATGTTGTTCTTGCTACACTTGGTGGAATCTACATTTTACATGAGAAAAAGACTCGCAAAGAAATGGGTTACATCTTAGTAGGATTAGTTTTAGTAGTTATTGCCGGTAGTGTTACGACGTTACTTTAA
- a CDS encoding TIGR00730 family Rossman fold protein: protein MKNIAVYCGASTGNDEIYALGAKKLGQWIVNNDYGLTYGGGRYGLMGVVADSVLENQGFVHGIITKELAERELSHTTLSKLDIVSDMSERKQAMLNDSVANIALPGGPGTLEEISEAFSWTIVGDSKNPCIFYNIDHYYDELASFFDSMTAKGFMEPTTRKTLLFSDSLSEIGEFIKTYTPPALRNYAK, encoded by the coding sequence ATGAAGAATATTGCTGTTTACTGTGGTGCTTCCACAGGTAATGATGAAATTTATGCATTAGGTGCTAAAAAACTAGGTCAATGGATCGTTAATAACGACTACGGTTTAACATATGGTGGCGGACGTTACGGTTTAATGGGCGTTGTAGCTGATAGCGTCTTGGAAAATCAAGGCTTTGTTCACGGCATTATTACTAAAGAACTAGCCGAACGCGAACTGTCACACACTACCCTTTCCAAGTTGGATATCGTTAGTGATATGTCAGAAAGAAAACAAGCCATGCTCAATGATTCTGTTGCTAACATTGCCTTACCAGGTGGACCAGGTACTTTAGAGGAAATCTCAGAAGCTTTCTCGTGGACAATTGTCGGCGATAGCAAGAACCCATGTATTTTCTACAATATTGATCACTATTATGACGAATTGGCAAGTTTCTTTGACTCAATGACAGCCAAAGGATTCATGGAACCAACAACCCGTAAAACCTTGCTATTTAGCGATTCTTTATCAGAAATTGGTGAATTTATTAAAACTTATACACCACCTGCTTTAAGAAATTACGCAAAATAA